One Bradyrhizobium zhanjiangense DNA segment encodes these proteins:
- the cmk gene encoding (d)CMP kinase, which translates to MIIAIDGPAASGKGTLGKRLAHHYGYRHLDTGVIYRAVAYELMQSGHDLRDEAAAVAAALELDPEKFGNPALKTQKVGEGASIVSAIPGVREALVNFQRQFAADPPGAVLDGRDIGTVICPHADVKIFVVADPKVRAHRRTMEARARGEEADEAAVLADIVQRDERDKNRLIAPLKPAPDAHLLDNSQLDIEGGVRAAIDIIEAVRAGRSRG; encoded by the coding sequence ATGATCATCGCCATCGACGGGCCCGCGGCCTCCGGCAAGGGGACGCTCGGCAAGCGCCTCGCCCACCATTACGGTTATCGTCATCTCGATACCGGCGTAATCTATCGTGCGGTGGCTTACGAGCTGATGCAGTCCGGTCACGATCTCCGCGATGAAGCCGCGGCGGTCGCGGCGGCGCTGGAGCTCGACCCCGAAAAGTTCGGCAATCCCGCCCTGAAGACCCAGAAGGTCGGCGAGGGGGCCTCCATCGTCTCGGCGATCCCTGGGGTCCGCGAGGCCCTGGTCAATTTCCAGCGGCAATTCGCCGCTGATCCGCCCGGGGCCGTGCTCGATGGCCGGGACATTGGAACCGTGATCTGCCCCCATGCCGACGTGAAGATTTTCGTCGTCGCCGATCCCAAGGTCCGCGCCCATCGCCGGACCATGGAGGCGAGGGCGCGGGGGGAGGAGGCGGACGAGGCGGCCGTGCTCGCCGACATCGTCCAGCGCGACGAGCGCGACAAGAACCGGCTGATTGCGCCTTTAAAACCGGCCCCGGATGCTCACTTGCTTGATAACTCCCAACTGGATATAGAAGGCGGCGTCCGGGCCGCCATCGACATTATCGAGGCCGTCCGAGCGGGCCGGTCGCGGGGTTAA
- the aroA gene encoding 3-phosphoshikimate 1-carboxyvinyltransferase, which produces MTHSDQPRPLQSRASGPLTGKVRVPGDKSISHRALILGALAVGETKISGLLEGEDVLNTAKSMQALGARVARTGDFAWTVNGVGVGGFAQPKGALDFGNSGTGCRLVMGAVAGCPISAVFDGDASLRSRPMRRILDPLEQMGARVVSGGEGGRLPLTLQGARDPLPITYKTPVASAQIKSAVLMAGLAAPGTTTVIETEASRDHTELMLKHFGADITSVQEGQHGRRITLQGQPELHGATVVVPADPSSAAFPVVAALIAEGSDVILSDVMTNPLRIGLFTTLREMGASIEENDIRRDAGEPMAQLRVRASKLRGVEVPPERAPSMIDEYLVLAVAAAFAEGTTIMRGLQELRVKESDRLEATAAMLRVNGVKVEVSGDDLIVEGRGHVPGGGVVATHMDHRIAMSALVMGCASDQPVSVDDTAFIATSFPDFIPMMRSLGAEFS; this is translated from the coding sequence TTGACCCATTCCGACCAACCGAGGCCGCTCCAGTCTCGCGCCAGCGGCCCCCTGACCGGGAAAGTACGGGTGCCCGGCGATAAGTCGATCTCCCACCGTGCCCTGATCCTGGGTGCGCTCGCGGTCGGCGAGACCAAGATTTCGGGGCTGCTCGAGGGCGAAGACGTCCTCAACACCGCCAAATCGATGCAGGCGCTGGGCGCCAGGGTCGCGCGCACCGGCGATTTCGCGTGGACGGTGAACGGCGTCGGTGTCGGCGGCTTCGCCCAGCCCAAGGGGGCGCTGGATTTCGGCAACTCCGGCACCGGCTGCCGCCTGGTCATGGGCGCCGTTGCGGGGTGCCCGATCTCGGCGGTGTTCGACGGCGACGCCTCGCTGCGCAGCCGCCCGATGCGCCGGATCCTCGACCCGCTCGAACAGATGGGCGCCAGGGTCGTATCAGGCGGCGAGGGCGGCCGTCTGCCGCTGACCCTCCAGGGCGCGCGCGATCCGCTGCCGATCACCTACAAGACCCCGGTCGCTTCGGCCCAGATCAAATCGGCCGTGCTGATGGCGGGCCTGGCTGCGCCCGGCACCACCACGGTGATTGAGACCGAGGCGAGTCGCGACCACACCGAGCTGATGCTGAAGCATTTCGGTGCCGACATCACATCGGTGCAGGAAGGCCAGCACGGCCGCCGCATCACGCTTCAAGGCCAGCCTGAGCTGCACGGTGCCACCGTCGTCGTGCCCGCCGACCCCTCCTCGGCGGCTTTCCCGGTCGTTGCGGCGCTGATCGCCGAGGGCTCCGACGTCATCCTGTCGGATGTCATGACCAATCCGCTGCGCATCGGCCTGTTCACCACGCTCCGCGAAATGGGCGCCTCGATCGAGGAAAACGACATCCGTCGCGATGCCGGCGAGCCGATGGCGCAATTGCGCGTGCGCGCCTCGAAACTGCGCGGTGTCGAGGTGCCGCCGGAGCGCGCGCCGTCGATGATCGACGAATATCTGGTGCTGGCGGTCGCAGCCGCCTTCGCCGAAGGCACTACCATTATGCGCGGCCTGCAAGAGCTGCGCGTCAAGGAATCCGATCGGCTGGAAGCCACGGCTGCCATGCTCCGCGTCAACGGCGTGAAGGTCGAGGTCTCCGGCGACGATCTGATCGTCGAAGGCCGCGGTCATGTGCCCGGCGGCGGCGTTGTTGCCACCCATATGGATCATCGCATCGCGATGTCCGCGCTGGTGATGGGTTGCGCGTCCGATCAGCCGGTGAGCGTCGACGACACTGCCTTCATCGCCACCAGCTTTCCGGATTTCATTCCGATGATGCGTTCGCTAGGGGCCGAGTTTTCATGA
- a CDS encoding TIGR02300 family protein, whose amino-acid sequence MAKSELGTKRICPTTGKKFYDLNKNPVISPYTGEVVPIAPIAPARASRGTEARSMAQDTAPEPAEAEELVSLEEADAEENTGKVKAVVPESEDDIEVDETLDDDDDDDSTFIADEEEGDEDVTDIIGDVGGDEET is encoded by the coding sequence GTGGCCAAGTCCGAACTCGGAACCAAACGTATTTGCCCGACCACGGGCAAGAAATTCTATGACCTCAACAAGAATCCGGTGATCTCGCCTTATACCGGCGAGGTGGTGCCGATCGCCCCCATCGCTCCCGCACGTGCGTCCCGCGGCACTGAAGCCCGCAGCATGGCCCAGGACACCGCGCCGGAGCCGGCAGAGGCCGAGGAGTTGGTGTCGCTCGAGGAGGCCGATGCCGAGGAGAACACCGGCAAGGTCAAGGCCGTCGTGCCCGAATCGGAGGACGATATCGAGGTCGACGAGACCCTCGACGACGACGATGACGATGATTCGACCTTCATTGCCGACGAGGAAGAGGGCGATGAGGACGTGACCGACATCATTGGTGATGTCGGAGGTGATGAAGAGACTTGA
- a CDS encoding MarR family winged helix-turn-helix transcriptional regulator, translating into MARKPSAADAPLRLDNQICFAVYSAAHAFNRVYKPLLERLGLTYPQYLVMLVLWERDDVPVKDIGEKLFLDSGTLTPLLKRLEAAQLVKRTRSSEDERQVLIALTPQGYALKDKARSVPQSILAASDCSVPELVAMKDEIVALRDRLNAVIGE; encoded by the coding sequence ATGGCCCGGAAACCATCGGCAGCGGACGCGCCGCTGCGGCTCGACAACCAGATCTGCTTCGCGGTCTATTCGGCCGCGCATGCCTTCAACCGCGTCTACAAGCCGCTGCTCGAGCGGCTCGGCCTGACCTATCCGCAATATCTGGTGATGCTGGTGCTGTGGGAGCGCGACGACGTGCCGGTGAAGGACATCGGCGAGAAGCTGTTCCTGGATTCGGGCACGTTGACACCGCTGCTCAAGCGGCTCGAGGCCGCCCAACTCGTCAAACGCACCCGCTCGAGCGAGGACGAGCGTCAGGTGCTGATCGCCCTGACGCCGCAGGGCTACGCGCTGAAAGACAAGGCGCGCAGCGTGCCGCAATCGATTCTGGCGGCGTCGGACTGCTCGGTGCCGGAACTGGTCGCGATGAAGGACGAGATCGTCGCGCTGCGGGATAGGCTTAATGCGGTGATCGGGGAGTAG
- a CDS encoding organic hydroperoxide resistance protein, with product MSVNVLYKTSAKATGGRDGHAATLDGALDVKLTTPKELGGAGGAGNNPEQLFAAGYAACFIGAMKFVASQGGPKVPADASVTSTVGIGPRSEGGFGLDIDLAVSLPGLARAEAEALVEKAHQVCPYSNATRGNVDVRLTVI from the coding sequence ATGTCCGTGAACGTCCTCTACAAGACCAGTGCCAAGGCGACCGGCGGCCGCGACGGCCATGCCGCAACCCTCGACGGCGCGCTCGACGTCAAGCTGACCACGCCGAAGGAGCTCGGCGGCGCCGGCGGCGCCGGCAACAATCCCGAGCAGCTGTTCGCGGCCGGCTATGCCGCCTGCTTCATCGGCGCGATGAAGTTCGTGGCTTCGCAGGGCGGCCCCAAGGTCCCCGCCGACGCCTCCGTCACCTCGACCGTCGGCATCGGCCCGCGCTCCGAGGGCGGCTTCGGTCTCGACATCGATCTGGCCGTCTCGCTGCCCGGCCTGGCCCGCGCCGAGGCCGAGGCGCTGGTCGAGAAGGCGCACCAGGTGTGCCCATACTCCAACGCCACGCGCGGCAATGTCGACGTTCGCCTGACGGTCATCTGA
- a CDS encoding CaiB/BaiF CoA transferase family protein: MSSEAATGAMSGLRVIDLTRVLGGPYCTQILADHGADVIKVEPPAGDEVREWGPPFHEEDAAYFVGINRNKRSIGLDLASEGGRAVLLKMLETADVLIENFKPGTLEKWGIGNEVLRAKFPRLVHCRICGFGADGPRGGNPGYDAIIQAMTGMIAATGSPESGPMRIGVPLVDITTGLYAAIGILMALSERQRSGQGQFLETTLYETGLAIMHPHTANYFMHGKPPSLTGNEHPNLVPYAIFPTKTDNIFIGVGNDGTFRKLAKEIGKPELGTDPRFARNKDRIANREALRAELAAVFSQHEAEPLCNRLLAAGLPAGPVQKIDQALTNPHTIAHGDIIEKDWYKGVASPIRLDRSKPSLRRLPPKFSQHSAEVLGEFGYSKTEIDAMVEKGVVCGPERKR, from the coding sequence ATGAGTTCTGAAGCCGCCACAGGTGCCATGAGTGGATTGCGCGTCATCGATCTCACGCGCGTGCTCGGCGGTCCCTATTGCACCCAGATCCTCGCCGACCATGGCGCCGACGTCATCAAGGTCGAGCCGCCCGCGGGCGACGAGGTGCGCGAATGGGGCCCTCCCTTCCACGAGGAGGACGCGGCCTATTTCGTCGGCATCAACCGCAACAAGCGCTCGATCGGCCTCGACCTCGCCTCCGAGGGCGGCCGTGCCGTGCTGCTGAAGATGCTGGAGACGGCCGACGTCCTGATCGAGAATTTCAAGCCGGGCACCCTTGAGAAATGGGGCATCGGCAACGAAGTGCTGCGCGCAAAATTCCCGCGTCTCGTGCATTGCCGGATCTGCGGCTTCGGCGCCGACGGCCCGCGCGGCGGCAATCCCGGCTATGACGCCATCATCCAGGCCATGACCGGCATGATCGCCGCGACCGGCTCACCGGAGAGCGGCCCAATGCGGATCGGCGTGCCGCTGGTCGACATCACCACCGGCCTTTATGCGGCGATCGGCATCCTGATGGCGCTGTCGGAGCGCCAGCGTTCGGGCCAGGGCCAGTTCCTGGAGACGACGCTGTACGAGACCGGCCTTGCCATCATGCATCCGCACACCGCGAATTATTTCATGCATGGCAAGCCGCCCTCGCTCACCGGCAACGAGCATCCCAACCTCGTGCCCTACGCGATCTTCCCGACGAAAACCGACAACATCTTCATCGGGGTCGGTAATGACGGCACCTTCCGCAAGCTCGCCAAGGAGATCGGCAAGCCCGAGCTTGGCACCGATCCGCGCTTTGCCCGCAACAAGGACCGCATCGCCAATCGCGAGGCGCTGCGCGCCGAGCTCGCCGCGGTATTCAGCCAGCACGAGGCCGAGCCGCTGTGCAATCGCCTGCTCGCGGCCGGCCTGCCGGCAGGCCCGGTGCAGAAAATCGACCAGGCGCTGACCAACCCGCACACGATCGCGCACGGCGATATCATCGAGAAGGACTGGTACAAGGGCGTGGCCTCGCCGATCCGGCTCGATCGCAGCAAGCCCAGCCTGCGCCGCCTGCCGCCGAAATTCAGCCAGCATTCGGCGGAGGTGCTGGGCGAGTTCGGCTACTCCAAGACGGAGATCGACGCGATGGTCGAAAAAGGCGTGGTCTGCGGCCCCGAGCGCAAGCGCTGA
- the ugpB gene encoding sn-glycerol-3-phosphate ABC transporter substrate-binding protein UgpB, with amino-acid sequence MALRHFGAAAAVAITVGLSASPALAVTEIQWWHAMTGANNDVIVKLANDFNASQSDYKVIPTYKGNYADTMNAGIAAFRAGNAPHIMQVFEVGTATMMAATGAVKPVYKLMAETGEKFDPKAYLPAITGYYSTSKGEMLSFPFNSSSTVMWVNLDELKKANVEIPKTWPQVFDAAKKLHDNGHPTCGFSNSWVTWVNLEQLSAWHNVPLSTKANGLDGFDTVLEFNSPVQVKHLEKLVELQKDKTYDYAGRTNTGEGRFTSGECPLYLTSSAFFGNVKAQAKFNFTAVPMPYYPDVKGAPQNSIIGGASLWVMGGKSADDYKGVAKFLSFLSDTDRQVYIHKASGYLPITKAAYEKAKAEGFYKDQPYLETPLLELTNKEPTENSRGLRLGNMVQLRDVWSEEIEQALAGKKTAKQALDAAVERGNTMLRQFEKTAVK; translated from the coding sequence ATGGCTCTTCGACATTTTGGTGCGGCTGCAGCTGTTGCAATCACGGTTGGCTTGTCGGCCTCGCCGGCCCTGGCCGTGACTGAAATCCAGTGGTGGCACGCGATGACCGGCGCCAACAACGACGTCATCGTCAAGCTCGCGAACGACTTCAACGCATCGCAGAGCGATTACAAGGTGATCCCGACCTACAAAGGCAATTACGCCGACACGATGAACGCCGGCATCGCCGCCTTCCGCGCCGGCAACGCCCCGCACATCATGCAAGTGTTCGAGGTCGGCACCGCGACCATGATGGCCGCGACCGGCGCGGTGAAGCCGGTGTACAAGCTGATGGCCGAGACCGGCGAGAAATTCGATCCGAAGGCCTATCTGCCCGCGATCACCGGTTACTACTCGACCTCGAAGGGCGAGATGCTGTCCTTCCCCTTCAACTCGTCGTCGACGGTGATGTGGGTCAATCTCGACGAACTGAAGAAGGCCAATGTCGAGATCCCGAAGACCTGGCCGCAGGTGTTCGACGCCGCCAAGAAGCTGCACGACAACGGCCATCCGACCTGCGGCTTCTCAAACTCCTGGGTCACCTGGGTCAATCTCGAGCAGCTCTCCGCCTGGCACAACGTGCCGCTGTCGACCAAGGCCAACGGCCTCGACGGTTTCGACACCGTGCTCGAGTTCAACAGCCCGGTCCAGGTCAAGCACCTCGAGAAGCTGGTCGAGCTCCAGAAGGACAAGACCTACGACTATGCCGGCCGCACCAACACCGGTGAAGGCCGCTTCACGTCAGGCGAATGCCCGCTCTATCTGACCTCCTCGGCATTCTTCGGCAACGTCAAGGCGCAGGCCAAGTTCAACTTCACCGCCGTCCCGATGCCCTACTATCCCGACGTGAAGGGCGCGCCGCAGAACTCGATCATCGGCGGTGCCTCGCTCTGGGTCATGGGCGGCAAGTCGGCCGACGATTATAAGGGTGTCGCGAAGTTCCTGAGCTTCCTCTCCGACACCGATCGCCAAGTCTACATCCACAAGGCCTCGGGCTATCTGCCGATCACCAAGGCGGCCTATGAGAAGGCCAAGGCGGAAGGCTTCTACAAGGATCAGCCCTATCTCGAGACCCCGCTGCTCGAGCTGACCAACAAGGAGCCGACCGAGAACTCCCGCGGCCTGCGCCTCGGCAACATGGTTCAGCTCCGTGACGTCTGGTCGGAAGAGATCGAGCAGGCGCTCGCCGGCAAGAAGACCGCCAAGCAGGCGCTGGATGCCGCCGTCGAGCGCGGCAACACGATGCTGCGCCAGTTCGAAAAGACCGCCGTCAAGTGA
- the ugpA gene encoding sn-glycerol-3-phosphate ABC transporter permease UgpA, whose translation MQKQAIFQSKLLPYALVAPQLAIVLIFFYWPALQAVIQSYLLQDAFGLSTSFVWFDNYLELLKDRAYFEAIVRTFFFSFAIAVSSLSFALLLAVMADKPLRGSMLYRTLLIWPYAVAPPVVGVLWIFMLHPSLGVLSRYVRALGVDWNPLLDGDQAATLIILAAAWKQISYNFLFFLAGLQSIPRSVLEAAAIDGARPMRRFWTVTFPLLSPTIFFLLVVNIVYAFFDTFGIIDTMTRGGPGKSTETLVYKVYSDGLLGGNLGSSAAQSVILMIMVIVLTGIQFRFVERKVTY comes from the coding sequence ATGCAAAAGCAAGCCATTTTCCAATCGAAGCTATTGCCCTACGCGCTGGTTGCGCCGCAGCTCGCGATCGTCCTGATTTTCTTCTACTGGCCGGCCCTGCAGGCGGTGATCCAGTCCTACCTGCTCCAGGACGCCTTCGGTCTTTCGACCAGCTTCGTCTGGTTCGACAATTATCTCGAACTTCTGAAGGACCGCGCCTATTTCGAGGCGATCGTGCGGACCTTCTTCTTCTCGTTCGCCATCGCAGTCTCGTCGCTGTCGTTTGCGCTGCTGCTAGCGGTGATGGCGGACAAGCCGCTGCGCGGCTCGATGCTCTACCGCACGCTCTTGATCTGGCCCTATGCGGTGGCGCCGCCGGTCGTCGGCGTGCTCTGGATCTTCATGCTGCACCCCTCGCTGGGTGTGCTCTCGCGCTATGTGCGCGCCTTGGGGGTCGACTGGAATCCGCTGCTAGACGGCGACCAGGCCGCAACGCTGATCATCCTCGCCGCCGCCTGGAAGCAGATCTCCTACAACTTCCTGTTCTTCCTCGCCGGCCTTCAGAGCATCCCGAGAAGCGTGCTTGAGGCGGCCGCGATCGACGGCGCGCGCCCGATGCGCCGATTCTGGACCGTGACGTTCCCACTGCTGTCGCCGACCATCTTCTTCCTGCTGGTCGTCAACATCGTCTACGCCTTCTTCGACACCTTCGGCATCATCGACACCATGACCCGCGGCGGTCCCGGCAAGTCGACGGAGACGCTGGTCTACAAGGTCTATTCCGACGGCCTGCTCGGCGGCAATCTCGGCAGCTCCGCGGCGCAATCGGTGATCCTGATGATCATGGTGATCGTGCTGACCGGAATCCAGTTCCGCTTCGTCGAACGCAAGGTGACCTACTGA
- the ugpE gene encoding sn-glycerol-3-phosphate ABC transporter permease UgpE: MVEQEGIRRYVAHIILWIGIAIVAFPVYIAIVASTQDNALIANGQMSLLPGGHFFQTYYQTIFVGTSGSTREPVGNMMLNSLVMALLIAVGKIAISIISAYAIVYFRFPFRMPIFWLIFITLMLPVEVRIYPTYKIVADLHMLDSYAGLSLPLIASATATLLFRQFFMTVPDELLEASRIDGAGPLRFFWDTLLPLSRTNMAALFVILFILGWNQYLWPLLITTRDDMQTIQIGIRKMITTSDALTEWPIVMATAVLAMLPPVFVVVAMQKLFVRGLVETEK; the protein is encoded by the coding sequence ATGGTCGAGCAAGAGGGCATCAGGCGCTACGTCGCTCATATCATCCTCTGGATCGGGATCGCGATCGTCGCGTTCCCCGTCTACATCGCGATCGTCGCCTCGACCCAGGACAACGCCCTGATAGCGAACGGACAGATGTCGCTGCTGCCCGGCGGCCATTTCTTCCAGACTTACTACCAGACCATCTTCGTCGGCACGAGCGGCTCGACCCGCGAGCCAGTCGGCAACATGATGCTGAACTCGCTGGTGATGGCGCTCTTGATCGCGGTCGGCAAGATCGCGATCTCGATCATCTCAGCCTATGCGATCGTCTATTTCCGCTTTCCGTTCCGGATGCCGATCTTCTGGCTCATCTTCATCACCCTGATGCTGCCGGTCGAGGTGCGCATCTATCCGACCTACAAGATCGTCGCCGATCTGCACATGCTCGACAGCTATGCCGGCCTGTCGCTGCCGCTGATCGCGTCGGCCACCGCAACGCTGCTGTTCCGCCAGTTCTTCATGACGGTGCCGGACGAACTTTTGGAAGCCTCGCGCATCGACGGCGCCGGCCCCTTGCGCTTCTTCTGGGATACGCTGCTGCCGCTGTCGCGCACCAACATGGCGGCGCTGTTCGTGATCCTGTTCATCCTCGGCTGGAATCAATATCTCTGGCCACTGCTGATCACCACCCGCGACGACATGCAGACGATCCAGATCGGCATCCGCAAGATGATCACCACCAGCGACGCACTCACCGAATGGCCGATCGTGATGGCAACCGCCGTGCTGGCCATGCTGCCGCCGGTGTTCGTCGTTGTCGCCATGCAGAAGCTGTTCGTGCGCGGACTGGTCGAGACGGAAAAGTAG
- a CDS encoding sn-glycerol-3-phosphate import ATP-binding protein UgpC codes for MANVTLRSVRKTYPGGFEAIKGVDVDVGDGQFCVLVGPSGCGKSTLLRMVAGLETVTGGEIDIGGRVVNQIEPADRDIAMVFQNYALYPHMSVYNNMAYGLRNRGMAEAEIKTRVEEAARVLELSAMLERKPRQLSGGQRQRVAMGRAIVRQPKVFLFDEPLSNLDAKLRIAMRVEIRKLQRRLNTTSIYVTHDQLEAMTLADILVVMNGGQVEQVGTPLAIYEKPATTFVASFIGAPPMNLMSTRPDEIRSQLNGVGEAGILGIRPEDFVITDQTPAGGVALPLTVEAIERVGAETFVYGSRQQEEQRVAATPGELPPGEVIVRIPGTEAPAIGQNIRVAAVRQKLHLFSGDGRKRIEA; via the coding sequence ATGGCTAACGTCACCCTGCGCAGCGTCCGCAAGACCTATCCCGGCGGCTTCGAAGCCATCAAGGGCGTCGACGTCGATGTCGGCGACGGCCAGTTCTGCGTACTGGTCGGCCCCTCGGGCTGCGGCAAGTCCACATTGCTGCGCATGGTCGCGGGGCTGGAGACCGTCACCGGCGGCGAGATCGACATCGGCGGCCGCGTCGTCAACCAGATCGAGCCGGCCGATCGCGACATCGCGATGGTGTTCCAGAACTACGCGCTCTATCCGCATATGAGCGTCTACAACAACATGGCCTACGGCCTGCGCAACCGCGGCATGGCGGAAGCCGAGATCAAGACCCGCGTCGAGGAAGCCGCGCGCGTGCTCGAGCTCTCCGCCATGCTCGAGCGCAAGCCGCGCCAGCTCTCCGGCGGCCAGCGCCAGCGCGTCGCCATGGGCCGCGCCATCGTGCGCCAGCCAAAAGTGTTCCTGTTCGACGAGCCGCTGTCCAATCTCGACGCCAAGCTGCGCATCGCGATGCGGGTCGAGATCCGCAAATTGCAGCGCCGCCTCAACACCACGTCGATCTACGTCACCCATGATCAGCTCGAGGCGATGACGCTCGCCGACATCCTGGTGGTGATGAACGGCGGCCAGGTCGAGCAGGTCGGCACCCCCCTCGCGATCTACGAGAAGCCGGCCACCACCTTCGTCGCCTCCTTCATCGGGGCACCACCGATGAATCTGATGTCGACGCGCCCTGACGAGATCAGATCGCAGCTCAATGGTGTAGGCGAGGCCGGCATCCTAGGCATCCGCCCGGAGGATTTCGTCATCACCGACCAGACCCCGGCCGGCGGCGTAGCGCTGCCGCTCACCGTTGAGGCGATCGAGCGCGTCGGTGCCGAAACCTTCGTCTACGGCTCGCGCCAGCAGGAGGAGCAGCGCGTCGCCGCCACCCCCGGCGAGCTGCCGCCGGGGGAGGTCATCGTCCGCATTCCCGGAACCGAGGCCCCCGCCATCGGCCAGAACATCCGCGTCGCGGCGGTGCGCCAAAAGCTGCACCTGTTCAGCGGCGACGGGCGCAAGCGGATCGAGGCCTGA
- a CDS encoding Hsp20 family protein yields MSRVPTLSSPFLLGFDEIERVLDRVVKGADGYPPYNIERCDRADGQPERLRITLAVAGFTRDQLDVTIEENQLVIRGRQQDDKTRQYIHRGIAARHFQRTFVLAEGMQVLGADLKNGLLSIDLARPEPERIVKTIAINEHE; encoded by the coding sequence ATGTCTCGTGTTCCAACGCTCTCCAGTCCCTTTCTGCTGGGCTTCGACGAGATCGAGCGCGTGCTCGATCGGGTCGTCAAAGGCGCCGACGGTTATCCTCCCTACAATATCGAGAGGTGCGACCGCGCGGATGGCCAGCCCGAGCGTTTGCGCATCACGCTGGCGGTCGCCGGATTCACCCGCGACCAACTCGATGTAACCATTGAGGAAAACCAGCTCGTGATCCGCGGGCGGCAGCAGGACGACAAGACCCGGCAATACATCCATCGCGGCATCGCCGCGCGCCACTTCCAGCGCACCTTCGTGCTGGCGGAGGGGATGCAGGTGCTGGGCGCGGATCTGAAGAACGGGCTGTTGTCGATCGATCTGGCCCGGCCTGAACCGGAGAGGATCGTTAAGACAATCGCTATCAATGAGCACGAATAA
- a CDS encoding DUF1150 family protein, with translation MSEGHVAFEYEAKNVSPETLATLGEGHIAYVKQIRSEDVPDLFPEAPKIAPGLKLFALHAADGTPIMLTDSREAAIANAWSNELQAVSVH, from the coding sequence ATGAGTGAAGGTCACGTTGCGTTCGAATATGAAGCCAAGAATGTCTCTCCGGAGACGCTGGCAACACTCGGCGAAGGTCATATCGCCTATGTGAAGCAGATCCGCTCCGAGGACGTGCCGGACCTGTTCCCCGAGGCGCCCAAGATTGCGCCGGGCCTCAAGCTCTTCGCGCTCCACGCCGCCGACGGCACGCCGATCATGCTGACCGACAGCCGGGAAGCCGCGATCGCCAACGCCTGGAGCAACGAGCTGCAAGCGGTGAGCGTGCACTGA
- the ptsN gene encoding PTS IIA-like nitrogen regulatory protein PtsN has protein sequence MPITDLVAPEAILPALKVNSKKQALQELAAKAAELTGQNERSVFEVLLQREKLGTTAVGYGVAIPHGKLPKLDKIFGLFARLDRPIDFESMDGQPVDLVFLLLAPEGAGADHLKALARIARLLRDQDIAKKLRASRDAQAIYSVLALPPATAA, from the coding sequence ATGCCGATTACCGATCTGGTCGCACCCGAGGCGATTCTCCCGGCATTGAAAGTCAACAGCAAGAAGCAAGCCTTGCAGGAACTCGCGGCCAAGGCCGCCGAGCTGACCGGGCAGAACGAGCGCTCCGTCTTCGAAGTGCTGCTTCAGCGCGAAAAGCTCGGCACCACCGCAGTCGGCTATGGCGTCGCCATTCCCCACGGCAAGCTGCCCAAGCTCGACAAGATCTTCGGCCTGTTCGCGCGCCTCGATCGTCCGATCGATTTCGAATCGATGGACGGCCAGCCGGTCGATCTCGTCTTCCTGCTGCTCGCTCCCGAAGGCGCCGGCGCCGACCATCTCAAAGCCCTCGCCCGCATCGCCCGCCTGCTGCGCGACCAGGACATCGCCAAAAAACTCCGCGCCTCGCGTGACGCCCAGGCGATCTATTCGGTGCTGGCGCTGCCGCCGGCGACGGCGGCCTGA